In one Streptomyces sp. NBC_01241 genomic region, the following are encoded:
- a CDS encoding DUF4838 domain-containing protein, giving the protein MTTIGTPARAADDIGPEAAFRLVHNGRGKATVLWWGGATARFAASELADYVERMSGSRLQVLRARPEQPQTATSGVLVLPGSRRQATTVPPVWLSKADTLLRDQVADSYLVSATPHGVLLSGVGDRGVVYATYALLEQFGVGFFAPQFSYYQGAAETVPQTVDITVRAQTSLVTPPWPVRRKAIEEGWSISQSSLTALIDWMGKQRLNVLVFPYDYYGAGVTRYEDFAAGMAPELAKRGIIVEVGGHGYDAFLRRADYPQYYTPGVNVFNVHDDAAVSQYIANVVTYLRARPEIAIFDCWPPDGATWPKATLAEFGTATNAEVHVVNKLVSALADAGLHVQVERIAYGAGLDTPTAGYTFDPKVLIDFAAYGRTYSVPLGDPSSAVNAHHLDVLRRWRAAHPGTLAIYDYSRRYRWRELGNPIGVLAQDADVYRSVGVNGIGAYSEPANWLQFEAIHLFGARSAWNPTLTYDDFMSSYLPTRFGPAAQEVADYLLRTADDPDVLNTPGQGAALRSKYQAAAADVAAARAKTIGTSAAAIVLDRLAWGCELALADIDITLCAQANDQAGKQQAMARYRQLTQRHRFNGIQLESLYTTPRYGEQVTRAQIAKQYRSPAWGYLPQIQFTVRQGASVDMTITAQDVDFQGHGVEWTLVTPQGLTAERTQGRLRASGPLEVSETVRLSAGTDVAPGNYAVTVAFDADGGKLTSAQCSITVVR; this is encoded by the coding sequence GTGACAACCATCGGGACGCCGGCCCGGGCGGCGGACGACATCGGGCCCGAAGCCGCGTTCCGGCTCGTCCACAACGGCCGTGGCAAGGCGACGGTGCTGTGGTGGGGCGGCGCCACCGCACGTTTCGCGGCCTCTGAACTGGCTGACTACGTAGAGCGGATGAGCGGTTCCCGCCTTCAGGTCCTGCGTGCACGGCCCGAACAGCCCCAGACGGCAACCTCCGGAGTGCTCGTGCTGCCCGGCAGCCGACGCCAGGCAACCACCGTCCCGCCGGTCTGGCTGTCCAAGGCCGACACACTGCTGCGCGACCAGGTCGCGGACAGTTACCTGGTCAGCGCCACCCCGCACGGCGTGCTGCTGAGCGGTGTGGGCGACCGCGGCGTGGTGTACGCGACATACGCGCTGCTGGAGCAGTTCGGAGTCGGTTTTTTCGCACCGCAGTTCAGCTACTACCAGGGTGCCGCCGAGACCGTGCCGCAGACCGTCGACATCACGGTCCGCGCCCAGACCAGCCTGGTCACCCCACCTTGGCCGGTGCGGCGCAAGGCGATCGAGGAGGGCTGGAGCATCAGCCAGTCCAGCCTCACCGCGCTGATCGACTGGATGGGCAAGCAGCGGCTCAACGTCCTGGTCTTTCCGTATGACTACTACGGGGCCGGAGTCACTCGCTACGAGGACTTCGCGGCAGGGATGGCACCAGAACTCGCCAAGCGCGGCATCATCGTGGAAGTCGGCGGCCACGGGTACGACGCATTTCTCCGCCGGGCCGACTACCCGCAGTACTACACTCCCGGGGTCAACGTCTTCAACGTGCACGACGACGCGGCGGTATCACAGTACATCGCCAACGTCGTCACCTATCTGCGGGCCCGGCCCGAGATCGCCATCTTCGACTGCTGGCCTCCGGACGGGGCGACGTGGCCGAAGGCCACCCTCGCCGAGTTCGGCACCGCCACCAACGCCGAAGTTCACGTTGTGAACAAGCTCGTATCCGCCCTCGCCGACGCCGGACTGCACGTCCAGGTCGAACGCATCGCGTATGGCGCCGGGCTGGACACGCCCACGGCCGGGTACACATTCGACCCGAAGGTGCTCATCGACTTCGCCGCCTACGGACGCACGTACTCCGTCCCGTTGGGCGATCCGTCCTCGGCCGTCAACGCGCACCACCTGGACGTGCTGCGTCGGTGGCGCGCGGCCCACCCGGGCACACTGGCGATCTACGACTACTCGCGCCGCTACCGCTGGCGCGAGCTGGGCAATCCGATCGGTGTCCTCGCCCAGGACGCGGACGTGTACCGCAGCGTCGGCGTCAACGGCATCGGAGCGTACTCCGAACCGGCGAACTGGCTGCAGTTCGAGGCGATCCATCTGTTCGGCGCCCGCAGTGCATGGAATCCGACGCTGACCTACGACGACTTCATGAGCAGCTATCTGCCCACGCGGTTCGGGCCGGCAGCGCAAGAGGTGGCCGACTACCTGCTGCGTACCGCGGACGACCCGGACGTCCTCAACACACCCGGCCAAGGGGCGGCCCTTCGGAGCAAGTACCAGGCTGCAGCAGCCGATGTCGCCGCGGCGCGAGCGAAGACCATCGGGACCAGCGCCGCCGCGATCGTCCTCGACCGGCTCGCCTGGGGCTGCGAACTCGCCCTGGCCGACATCGATATCACCCTGTGCGCCCAGGCCAACGATCAGGCAGGCAAGCAGCAGGCGATGGCCCGCTACCGCCAGCTGACCCAGCGGCACCGCTTCAACGGCATCCAGCTCGAGTCGCTCTACACCACCCCGCGCTACGGCGAACAGGTCACCCGGGCGCAGATTGCCAAGCAGTACCGCTCCCCGGCGTGGGGTTACCTGCCGCAGATCCAGTTCACCGTGCGCCAGGGGGCCTCCGTCGATATGACGATCACGGCGCAGGACGTCGACTTCCAGGGGCACGGCGTGGAGTGGACACTCGTCACGCCCCAGGGACTCACCGCCGAGCGCACCCAGGGCCGTCTGCGAGCCTCGGGCCCGCTCGAGGTTTCGGAAACGGTCCGCCTGAGCGCCGGGACCGACGTCGCACCCGGGAACTACGCCGTCACTGTCGCTTTTGACGCCGATGGCGGGAAACTGACGTCG